Genomic window (Terriglobales bacterium):
GAGCCCTCATCCGCCGGAGAGACATCTATTGGTGGCGCGATGCGTTCTGCAGCTGCCGCGACCAGGCGTGGGTGGCCGAGCGGGCATCGATACCCGCCGCCGTTCCCTCGGCTGCCACGGGCGGGCCCTTTTCAGCAGGGATGGCCAGGCGCGGAACAGACCGGCTTCGCGGCCAAGGAGTTCGAGCATGAAAACCCTGGAACAAATGGTCCTCAGCCGTGGACCTCGATTGTCGTCCGTCTCCTCGATCGAAGACTATGAGTCCATCATCGGGTCGGAGGCTGTCGAGCGCATTTGCCGCAAGGCGGAACCCCTTCGCGACTTGCACGTCGTCAACGTCAATTCCACGTATTACGGCGGTGGGGTCGCGCAGATCCTGTCCTCGCTGACACTGCTCATGAACAGCCTGGGGATCAAGACCGGCTGGCGTGTGCTGCAGGGCGCCCCTGGATTCTTCTCCGTCACCAAGAAGATGCACAACGCGTTACAGGGGACGGATGTCAGCTTTTCCGAGGAAGAAAAGCGGATCTATGAAGATGTCGTCTACGAGAATGCGTATCGTACCCACTTGGACAATCACGATATCGTGATCGTCCATGATCCCCAACCCCTCCCTATGATCCGGCATTACCGCAAGAAGGGACCCTGGATCTGGCGATGCCACATCGACCTTTCCGCCCCTCACCGGGAGTCGTGGGAATATCTGTCCAGCTTCGTGGAGATGTACGACGCAGTGATCTTCAGCATAAAGGAGTACACGCAGAAGCTTCGCGTTCCTCAGGTGTTCTTCACTCCCGCAATCGATCCCTTCGCCGCCCAGAATCGAGAGATGACCGAGGACGAGATCGATAACCGCCTGG
Coding sequences:
- a CDS encoding glycosyltransferase, whose protein sequence is MKTLEQMVLSRGPRLSSVSSIEDYESIIGSEAVERICRKAEPLRDLHVVNVNSTYYGGGVAQILSSLTLLMNSLGIKTGWRVLQGAPGFFSVTKKMHNALQGTDVSFSEEEKRIYEDVVYENAYRTHLDNHDIVIVHDPQPLPMIRHYRKKGPWIWRCHIDLSAPHRESWEYLSSFVEMYDAVIFSIKEYTQKLRVPQVFFTPAIDPFAAQNREMTEDEIDNRLEQYKIPTDLPLVVQVSRFDRWKDPQGVIEAFRIARKKVDSTLVLVGNVATDDPEGDTIFESLLNCREERVVILSCQDAVLVNALQRRAAVVLQKSLREGFGLTVAEAMWKGTPVIGGNVGGIRCQIQDGVNGFLVSSAQEAADRIVQVLTDHTLHQKLGHKAKETVRQHFLLSGSVEHYLDLFASFETIYRLNYRGYA